A genome region from Flavobacterium sp. CFS9 includes the following:
- a CDS encoding TonB-dependent receptor → MIVGTAVYAQNNGDASFTGYILDDNNQPVAGAEIQLQNTAVVVKSNSSGKFVFQNIASGKYQLVVSMTGYQIREMAVVVEQNQKEEIVIALKSNSVVLNSVDLFGKTIETKIKEQPFAVSVINTKKLAERDVDLNRLMDGVSGIRVQESGGMGSETNYSINGLSGKAVKFFVDGIPMENFGSSFSINNFSINTLERIEIYKGVTPVSFGADALGGSVNLVTRSRLKNYIDVSQTIGSFNTYRTALSGKWRNESGFTLQTNSFFNYSDNNYPVWGPTVEVAGENGRPIPGYPRFKRFNDDYKSYTIRTDIGFTNVKWADALLLGFTLSDQDRGIQTGRTMAYVYGDVRYNEKFVMPSLRYSKKGFLFSNLDVDLYASINKLRGTTTDTSSYKYNWTGKPIGTVDGELGGIRSGKSIYSFQDRTQLARINFVYRIRENQEVNLNYVFTATRRKGSDAIAEADWTIPLRQPQDLNKHVAGLSYEISSFDDRWKNIFFTKYFAYEANAVVFDYNGGSSKETFYQNTKDNAWAFGYTSKLLLPKDYTIKFSAENTARLPEAIELLGNGNTIVNSPDLQPERSFNVNASLQKTIRNTVQNINFGLNVFFRDTKNLIWLTEGDLMGTARYENLGKIRTLGVEVEANYARKQWLETSFNFTYQDIRNMQRFEGNGAPNHVYKDRLRNTPYLMANAEARVFLDEMLQMKPKISFFVSTHYVHQYYLGWPSLGEAREKMYIPTQFVQDAGFGYIFGNGRYSANFACRNILDKQVYDNYLLQKPGRFFSLKLRYFLQ, encoded by the coding sequence ATGATCGTAGGTACTGCAGTTTATGCTCAGAATAATGGGGATGCCAGTTTTACAGGTTATATACTTGACGATAACAATCAGCCTGTTGCCGGTGCCGAAATTCAATTGCAAAATACTGCTGTGGTAGTGAAAAGTAATAGCTCAGGGAAATTTGTTTTTCAAAATATTGCATCAGGAAAATATCAGTTAGTGGTATCGATGACGGGTTATCAAATCCGGGAAATGGCTGTTGTTGTCGAACAGAATCAGAAAGAAGAAATTGTTATAGCGTTAAAATCGAATTCGGTTGTGTTAAATTCTGTTGATTTGTTTGGCAAAACGATTGAAACTAAAATCAAAGAACAGCCGTTTGCCGTTTCTGTTATCAATACAAAAAAACTGGCTGAACGTGATGTCGATTTGAATCGTTTAATGGATGGAGTATCCGGTATTCGCGTACAGGAGTCCGGTGGAATGGGCTCTGAAACCAATTATTCGATTAATGGATTATCCGGTAAAGCAGTAAAGTTTTTTGTAGATGGGATTCCGATGGAAAATTTCGGATCATCATTCAGCATCAACAATTTTTCCATCAATACACTCGAAAGAATCGAAATCTATAAAGGAGTTACTCCGGTTTCTTTTGGTGCCGATGCACTTGGAGGTTCTGTAAACCTTGTAACACGCAGTCGTCTTAAAAATTATATCGATGTGTCGCAAACCATTGGTTCATTCAATACCTATCGTACAGCGTTATCGGGAAAATGGAGAAATGAATCCGGTTTTACGTTGCAAACGAATTCTTTTTTTAATTATTCAGACAATAATTATCCCGTTTGGGGTCCAACGGTAGAAGTTGCGGGAGAAAATGGAAGACCTATTCCGGGTTATCCAAGATTCAAAAGATTTAATGACGATTATAAGTCGTACACCATTAGAACTGATATTGGTTTTACCAATGTCAAATGGGCAGATGCCTTGCTGTTAGGGTTTACTTTGTCAGATCAGGACAGAGGGATCCAAACAGGAAGAACAATGGCTTATGTGTATGGAGACGTGCGCTATAACGAGAAGTTTGTTATGCCTTCTCTGCGCTATTCTAAGAAAGGATTTTTATTTTCAAACTTAGATGTAGACCTCTATGCTTCTATAAACAAGTTAAGAGGTACAACAACAGATACCAGTTCTTATAAATACAACTGGACCGGAAAACCTATCGGAACAGTAGACGGAGAATTGGGAGGAATCAGATCGGGAAAATCCATTTACTCTTTTCAGGATCGTACACAGTTGGCCAGAATTAATTTTGTCTATCGCATACGAGAGAATCAGGAGGTCAATTTAAATTATGTGTTTACCGCTACCAGAAGAAAAGGCAGTGATGCTATTGCCGAAGCAGATTGGACAATTCCGCTGAGACAGCCTCAGGATCTGAACAAACATGTTGCGGGTTTATCGTATGAGATTTCTTCATTCGACGACCGTTGGAAGAATATTTTCTTTACAAAGTATTTTGCTTATGAAGCCAATGCTGTTGTATTTGATTACAATGGAGGAAGCTCTAAGGAAACCTTTTATCAGAATACGAAAGACAATGCATGGGCCTTTGGATACACCTCTAAATTGTTGTTACCAAAAGACTATACCATAAAATTTTCGGCTGAAAATACTGCCCGGTTACCGGAAGCCATAGAGCTTCTGGGTAATGGTAATACGATAGTAAATTCACCGGATTTGCAGCCTGAACGAAGCTTCAATGTGAATGCATCCCTTCAGAAAACAATTCGTAATACGGTTCAGAATATAAATTTTGGTCTTAATGTTTTTTTCAGAGATACCAAAAATCTGATTTGGTTAACAGAGGGAGATTTGATGGGAACCGCCCGCTATGAAAATTTAGGAAAAATACGTACCCTTGGGGTTGAGGTTGAAGCCAATTATGCCCGAAAGCAATGGTTGGAAACCTCATTCAATTTTACCTATCAGGATATTAGAAATATGCAGCGCTTTGAGGGGAACGGTGCGCCCAATCATGTTTATAAAGACCGATTGCGAAACACCCCTTATTTAATGGCAAATGCAGAGGCGAGAGTATTCCTGGATGAGATGCTTCAAATGAAACCGAAAATTTCCTTTTTTGTTAGCACACATTATGTTCATCAGTATTATTTAGGCTGGCCTAGTCTGGGGGAAGCACGAGAGAAAATGTACATTCCAACCCAGTTCGTTCAGGATGCCGGTTTTGGTTACATTTTTGGAAACGGACGTTACAGTGCCAATTTTGCCTGTCGTAATATTTTAGACAAACAAGTTTATGACAATTACTTACTGCAAAAGCCGGGAAGGTTTTTCAGTTTGAAACTACGATATTTTTTACAATAA